TACTCCCTTCTACAGTATAGAATATTTCAATCCTTTTTTGTTGATAATATTTGCCAAGGCGTTTTTTATTAAGTGATTACTCTGACAGCTAAAGCAGCCAGCTTCTCGCTTCAACGAGGGGCATTGATACACCGCCTCTCCACGAAGGCTCAATCCAAGCCTTTTGTAAGATGTTCAGGGCTGCATTTATATCTCTATCAAGAGACAGCCCACAAAAAGGACAATTATGAACTCTAACAGCAAGATACTTTTTGACAATATTGCCACATCGGGAACATTTTTGAGATGTTCCGTTAGGGGTAATCTCTTGATA
This is a stretch of genomic DNA from Pseudomonadota bacterium. It encodes these proteins:
- a CDS encoding zinc ribbon domain-containing protein: YQEITPNGTSQKCSRCGNIVKKYLAVRVHNCPFCGLSLDRDINAALNILQKAWIEPSWRGGVSMPLVEARSWLL